In the Topomyia yanbarensis strain Yona2022 chromosome 3, ASM3024719v1, whole genome shotgun sequence genome, one interval contains:
- the LOC131691955 gene encoding uncharacterized protein LOC131691955 isoform X2 has protein sequence MTSRFAVQPGQVSDGIRTNRKISTLSHSSRDPGVLRGKRSRWLLSRGYQKSQAAWLAEHEFECFIVMHEDIKPVNKRVPEDVRIIFNILDDESRKRCKWLLCREYKWDYAVEHSHLPMEELRRIHPDKQSLYSRKPIPKPTNMSVGAQNRYQRLIVDGDYTEQEAAAYAPFPMFLDNSIRKHVIPIAVRIVPEEYPETVLTESQASKMKDIIDQQVADGDSTLGGLAVKLGERLFVDGYLLVPCFGPSSVKWIEICLPKIQKELAVSFRLINTKEELENRTKSSDNTSLPFLSTSSQKMQKILWMKESFDDEMFEEELHPKNTIQFCNEKSSGGSKNQSGEQIVIDVSSNKEFETLKDKFSENADNTIGNGSNSPRGYINYSRHHPYETIRESAGHNHAKKNSDKPDWRTPNLCSIGSSFGTVAHPLDSQNVFVPKTR, from the exons ATGACATCTCGGTTCGCTGTACAACCTGGGCAAGTTTCTGATGGTATTAGAACAAATCGTAAGATTAGCACACTATCACACTCCAGCAGGGACCCTGGCGTATTGAGAGGAAAACGATCGCGGTGGCTTCTGTCCCGAGGATACCAGAAATCACAGGCTGCTTGGCTGGCGGAACACGAGTTCGAATGCTTCATTGTGATGCATGAGGACATCAAACCAGTAAATAAAAGGGTTCCCGAAGATGTTCGAATCATCTTCAACATCCTGGACGACGAATCTAGAAAGCGTTGTAAGTGGCTTTTGTGTCGAGAATACAAATGGGATTATGCTGTGGAACACTCTCACTTGCCTATGGAAGAATTGCGCCGTATTCACCCAGATAAGCAATCATTGTATTCACGAAAACCAATCCCAAAACCAACGAATATGAGCGTAGGTGCTCAAAATCGTTACCAGCGGCTGATCGTCGATGGCGATTATACTGAGCAGGAAGCTGCTGCATATGCTCCTTTTCCTATGTTTTTGGATAACAGCATACGTAAGCACGTGATTCCTATAGCCGTGCGAATTGTTCCCGAAGAATATCCGGAGACTGTTCTGACTGAAAGCCAAGCTAGCAAAATGAAAGATATCATCGACCAACAG GTGGCAGACGGTGATAGCACGCTAGGAGGGCTAGCAGTGAAGCTAGGTGAAAGATTATTCGTTGACGGTTATCTGCTCGTTCCTTGTTTCGGCCCATCTTCAGTTAAATGGATAGAGATATGTTtaccaaaaattcaaaaagaaCTTGCCGTATCCTTTAGACTTATCAATACGAAGGAAGAATTAGAAAATAGAACAAAGAGTAGTGACAATACAAGTTTGCCATTCTTATCGACAAGCtctcaaaaaatgcaaaaaattttATGGATGAAGGAGTCGTTCGACGATGAAATGTTCGAAGAGGAATTACATCCAAAAAACACTATCCAATTCTGTAATGAGAAAAGCAGTGGTGGATCAAAAAATCAAAGCGGTGAACAGATTGTGATTGACGTCAGTTCGAATAAAGAGTTCGAAACGTTGAaggacaaattttctgaaaacgcCGACAATACAATTGGGAAC GGTTCTAACAGTCCTCGTGGTTATATTAACTATAGTCGACATCATCCCTACGAAACTATACGTGAATCTGCTGGCCACAATCATGCCAAAAAGAACTCTGATAAACCCGACTGGAGAACACCAAATTTATGCTCAATCGGTTCGTCGTTTGGAACGGTTGCTCATCCGCTAGACAGTCAGAATGTATTCGTTCCAAAGACACGATAA
- the LOC131691955 gene encoding uncharacterized protein LOC131691955 isoform X1, producing MTSRFAVQPGQVSDGIRTNRKISTLSHSSRDPGVLRGKRSRWLLSRGYQKSQAAWLAEHEFECFIVMHEDIKPVNKRVPEDVRIIFNILDDESRKRCKWLLCREYKWDYAVEHSHLPMEELRRIHPDKQSLYSRKPIPKPTNMSVGAQNRYQRLIVDGDYTEQEAAAYAPFPMFLDNSIRKHVIPIAVRIVPEEYPETVLTESQASKMKDIIDQQVADGDSTLGGLAVKLGERLFVDGYLLVPCFGPSSVKWIEICLPKIQKELAVSFRLINTKEELENRTKSSDNTSLPFLSTSSQKMQKILWMKESFDDEMFEEELHPKNTIQFCNEKSSGGSKNQSGEQIVIDVSSNKEFETLKDKFSENADNTIGNVSCMSNKTISNNANTHKSISLQGSNSPRGYINYSRHHPYETIRESAGHNHAKKNSDKPDWRTPNLCSIGSSFGTVAHPLDSQNVFVPKTR from the exons ATGACATCTCGGTTCGCTGTACAACCTGGGCAAGTTTCTGATGGTATTAGAACAAATCGTAAGATTAGCACACTATCACACTCCAGCAGGGACCCTGGCGTATTGAGAGGAAAACGATCGCGGTGGCTTCTGTCCCGAGGATACCAGAAATCACAGGCTGCTTGGCTGGCGGAACACGAGTTCGAATGCTTCATTGTGATGCATGAGGACATCAAACCAGTAAATAAAAGGGTTCCCGAAGATGTTCGAATCATCTTCAACATCCTGGACGACGAATCTAGAAAGCGTTGTAAGTGGCTTTTGTGTCGAGAATACAAATGGGATTATGCTGTGGAACACTCTCACTTGCCTATGGAAGAATTGCGCCGTATTCACCCAGATAAGCAATCATTGTATTCACGAAAACCAATCCCAAAACCAACGAATATGAGCGTAGGTGCTCAAAATCGTTACCAGCGGCTGATCGTCGATGGCGATTATACTGAGCAGGAAGCTGCTGCATATGCTCCTTTTCCTATGTTTTTGGATAACAGCATACGTAAGCACGTGATTCCTATAGCCGTGCGAATTGTTCCCGAAGAATATCCGGAGACTGTTCTGACTGAAAGCCAAGCTAGCAAAATGAAAGATATCATCGACCAACAG GTGGCAGACGGTGATAGCACGCTAGGAGGGCTAGCAGTGAAGCTAGGTGAAAGATTATTCGTTGACGGTTATCTGCTCGTTCCTTGTTTCGGCCCATCTTCAGTTAAATGGATAGAGATATGTTtaccaaaaattcaaaaagaaCTTGCCGTATCCTTTAGACTTATCAATACGAAGGAAGAATTAGAAAATAGAACAAAGAGTAGTGACAATACAAGTTTGCCATTCTTATCGACAAGCtctcaaaaaatgcaaaaaattttATGGATGAAGGAGTCGTTCGACGATGAAATGTTCGAAGAGGAATTACATCCAAAAAACACTATCCAATTCTGTAATGAGAAAAGCAGTGGTGGATCAAAAAATCAAAGCGGTGAACAGATTGTGATTGACGTCAGTTCGAATAAAGAGTTCGAAACGTTGAaggacaaattttctgaaaacgcCGACAATACAATTGGGAACGTGAGCTGTATGTCAAACAAAACAATCAGCAACAATGCTAATACGCATAAATCCATTTCGCTTCAGGGTTCTAACAGTCCTCGTGGTTATATTAACTATAGTCGACATCATCCCTACGAAACTATACGTGAATCTGCTGGCCACAATCATGCCAAAAAGAACTCTGATAAACCCGACTGGAGAACACCAAATTTATGCTCAATCGGTTCGTCGTTTGGAACGGTTGCTCATCCGCTAGACAGTCAGAATGTATTCGTTCCAAAGACACGATAA
- the LOC131691955 gene encoding uncharacterized protein LOC131691955 isoform X3, whose protein sequence is MTSRFAVQPGQVSDGIRTNRKISTLSHSSRDPGVLRGKRSRWLLSRGYQKSQAAWLAEHEFECFIVMHEDIKPVNKRVPEDVRIIFNILDDESRKRCKWLLCREYKWDYAVEHSHLPMEELRRIHPDKQSLYSRKPIPKPTNMSVGAQNRYQRLIVDGDYTEQEAAAYAPFPMFLDNSIRKHVIPIAVRIVPEEYPETVLTESQASKMKDIIDQQVADGDSTLGGLAVKLGERLFVDGYLLVPCFGPSSVKWIEICLPKIQKELAVSFRLINTKEELENRTKSSDNTSLPFLSTSSQKMQKILWMKESFDDEMFEEELHPKNTIQFCNEKSSGGSKNQSGEQIVIDVSSNKEFETLKDKFSENADNTIGNVSWF, encoded by the exons ATGACATCTCGGTTCGCTGTACAACCTGGGCAAGTTTCTGATGGTATTAGAACAAATCGTAAGATTAGCACACTATCACACTCCAGCAGGGACCCTGGCGTATTGAGAGGAAAACGATCGCGGTGGCTTCTGTCCCGAGGATACCAGAAATCACAGGCTGCTTGGCTGGCGGAACACGAGTTCGAATGCTTCATTGTGATGCATGAGGACATCAAACCAGTAAATAAAAGGGTTCCCGAAGATGTTCGAATCATCTTCAACATCCTGGACGACGAATCTAGAAAGCGTTGTAAGTGGCTTTTGTGTCGAGAATACAAATGGGATTATGCTGTGGAACACTCTCACTTGCCTATGGAAGAATTGCGCCGTATTCACCCAGATAAGCAATCATTGTATTCACGAAAACCAATCCCAAAACCAACGAATATGAGCGTAGGTGCTCAAAATCGTTACCAGCGGCTGATCGTCGATGGCGATTATACTGAGCAGGAAGCTGCTGCATATGCTCCTTTTCCTATGTTTTTGGATAACAGCATACGTAAGCACGTGATTCCTATAGCCGTGCGAATTGTTCCCGAAGAATATCCGGAGACTGTTCTGACTGAAAGCCAAGCTAGCAAAATGAAAGATATCATCGACCAACAG GTGGCAGACGGTGATAGCACGCTAGGAGGGCTAGCAGTGAAGCTAGGTGAAAGATTATTCGTTGACGGTTATCTGCTCGTTCCTTGTTTCGGCCCATCTTCAGTTAAATGGATAGAGATATGTTtaccaaaaattcaaaaagaaCTTGCCGTATCCTTTAGACTTATCAATACGAAGGAAGAATTAGAAAATAGAACAAAGAGTAGTGACAATACAAGTTTGCCATTCTTATCGACAAGCtctcaaaaaatgcaaaaaattttATGGATGAAGGAGTCGTTCGACGATGAAATGTTCGAAGAGGAATTACATCCAAAAAACACTATCCAATTCTGTAATGAGAAAAGCAGTGGTGGATCAAAAAATCAAAGCGGTGAACAGATTGTGATTGACGTCAGTTCGAATAAAGAGTTCGAAACGTTGAaggacaaattttctgaaaacgcCGACAATACAATTGGGAACGTGAGCT GGTTCTAA